A region from the Actinomycetes bacterium genome encodes:
- the lysS gene encoding lysine--tRNA ligase translates to MTDPDIARTDGFEQPYAFEVDATAAGLEEQHSGLEPGTETGEVVSIAGRLMLRRVQGKLAFGTLADSSGRIQLFAPSKATPDFEDFCQLNLGDWIGVRGEVMTTRRGELSVRVDEWTLLAPTRRVFPDKFHGISDVDMRYRQRYVDLWVTEEARRTFRLRSELLSLTRRFMEERGYLEVETPVFHPIPGGALATPFTTHHNALDMDLYLRIAPELYLKRLVVGGFEKVFEVARVFRNEGISNRHNPEFTMLECYEAYGDYSVHMELTETLVAHLAQTLCGSTTVTYDGREVDLSTPWARRPLAELTSERVGTEVSVHTSVEELRSLCDSNGVPHEDAWGPGKLLLELYEKTTEHDLWDPVFVTDYPAEVSPLSRAHRDDPSLVERFEAIVVGRELCNGFSELTDPAEQRSRFEDQAALRDAGDDEAMAVDTDYLRALDYGLPPTVGLGIGIDRLVMLLADVHTIRDVVLFPTLRPEADEPGGA, encoded by the coding sequence GTGACTGACCCCGACATCGCACGCACTGACGGCTTCGAACAGCCCTACGCCTTCGAGGTCGACGCGACCGCCGCCGGGCTCGAGGAGCAGCACTCCGGGCTCGAACCCGGCACCGAGACGGGTGAGGTCGTATCGATCGCCGGTCGGCTGATGTTGCGCCGGGTTCAGGGCAAGCTGGCCTTCGGCACGCTCGCCGACTCGAGTGGTCGCATCCAGCTCTTCGCGCCTTCCAAGGCCACGCCCGACTTCGAGGACTTCTGCCAGCTCAACCTGGGTGACTGGATCGGTGTGCGCGGTGAGGTGATGACAACGCGTCGCGGCGAGTTGTCCGTGCGCGTCGATGAGTGGACACTGCTCGCCCCCACCCGCCGGGTGTTTCCCGACAAGTTCCACGGCATCTCCGATGTCGACATGCGCTACCGCCAGCGCTACGTCGATCTGTGGGTGACCGAGGAGGCCCGCCGCACGTTCCGGCTCCGCTCGGAGTTGCTGTCGCTGACGCGGCGGTTCATGGAGGAGCGCGGCTACCTCGAGGTGGAGACCCCGGTATTCCACCCGATACCGGGCGGCGCCCTGGCCACACCGTTCACCACCCACCACAACGCGCTCGACATGGACCTGTACCTGCGCATCGCTCCTGAGCTGTACCTGAAGCGGCTGGTGGTCGGCGGCTTCGAGAAGGTCTTCGAAGTGGCCCGCGTATTCCGCAACGAGGGCATCTCCAACCGGCACAATCCCGAGTTCACGATGCTCGAGTGCTACGAGGCCTACGGCGACTACTCGGTTCACATGGAGCTGACCGAGACGCTGGTTGCCCACCTGGCCCAGACGCTCTGCGGATCGACCACGGTGACCTACGACGGCCGCGAGGTCGACCTCTCCACGCCCTGGGCGCGCCGCCCGCTGGCCGAGCTCACCTCCGAGCGCGTCGGCACCGAGGTGTCGGTGCACACGTCGGTCGAGGAGCTGCGCTCGCTGTGTGACTCCAATGGCGTTCCACACGAGGATGCGTGGGGGCCTGGCAAGCTGCTGCTCGAGCTCTACGAGAAGACAACCGAGCACGATCTCTGGGACCCGGTCTTCGTGACCGACTACCCGGCCGAGGTGTCGCCGCTCTCGCGGGCGCACCGTGACGACCCCTCGTTGGTGGAGCGGTTCGAGGCAATCGTGGTGGGCCGCGAGCTCTGCAACGGGTTCTCCGAGCTCACCGATCCCGCGGAGCAGCGCAGTCGCTTCGAGGACCAGGCCGCATTGCGCGATGCCGGCGACGACGAGGCGATGGCGGTCGACACCGACTACCTGCGTGCGCTCGACTACGGCCTGCCACCCACCGTGGGCCTCGGAATCGGAATCGACCGACTCGTGATGCTGCTCGCCGACGTGCACACGATCCGCGACGTCGTGTTGTTCCCGACACTGCGCCCCGAGGCCGATGAGCCCGGTGGCGCCTGA
- a CDS encoding type III pantothenate kinase, which translates to MLLVIDVGNTQTVIGLYDSGDRSHELLDHWRLATHTERTSDELALMLRELLATKGLDLTSDVAGMAVSSGVPTVTFELRRVCERYLDIEPVVLGAGVRTGMPVLYDNPKEVGADRIANAVGAHDLYGGPTIVVDFGTATTFDVISDKGEYLGGAIFPGIEISMDALFGRAAALRQVELTEPRSVIGKTTVESVQSGAVYGYSSMVDGMCRRIEATLGEATVVSTGGLASLIAPVTECIEYEEPWLTLHGLRLIWRKNQDSD; encoded by the coding sequence TTGCTGCTCGTCATAGACGTCGGCAACACACAGACGGTCATCGGGCTCTACGACTCCGGTGACCGCAGCCACGAGCTGCTCGACCACTGGCGCCTCGCCACCCACACCGAGCGCACCAGCGACGAGCTGGCGTTGATGCTGCGGGAGTTGCTGGCCACGAAGGGCCTCGACCTCACCTCCGATGTGGCAGGTATGGCGGTGTCGTCCGGAGTCCCGACGGTCACCTTCGAACTCCGCAGGGTCTGTGAGCGATACCTCGACATCGAACCGGTGGTGCTGGGTGCGGGTGTGCGAACCGGGATGCCGGTGCTCTACGACAACCCCAAGGAGGTCGGTGCCGACCGCATCGCCAACGCGGTCGGAGCGCACGATCTCTACGGCGGTCCGACGATCGTGGTGGACTTCGGCACTGCCACCACCTTCGACGTCATCTCCGACAAGGGCGAGTACCTGGGCGGCGCGATCTTCCCCGGCATCGAGATCTCGATGGATGCGCTGTTCGGACGGGCCGCCGCCCTTCGCCAGGTCGAGCTCACCGAGCCGCGCAGCGTGATCGGCAAGACCACCGTGGAGTCGGTGCAGTCGGGCGCGGTCTACGGCTACTCGTCGATGGTCGACGGGATGTGCCGGCGCATCGAGGCCACTCTCGGCGAGGCGACAGTCGTGAGCACCGGCGGGCTGGCGAGCCTCATTGCACCGGTCACCGAGTGCATCGAGTACGAGGAGCCATGGCTCACGCTGCACGGCCTGCGGCTCATCTGGCGGAAGAACCAGGACAGTGACTGA
- the nadC gene encoding carboxylating nicotinate-nucleotide diphosphorylase, with translation MHPPAPAVRDAVRRAIEEDLLPLGDLTAGVLDDRTATARFVPRSDGRLAGTRCAQEAFLAIDPAVDLRWMASEGAALAAGEPFGEVTGLLPSIVTAERTALNFLGLLSGIATLTATYVEAAAAGGSARIWDTRKTIPGLRSLAKAAVRAGGGRNHRGNLSDWMLIKDNHLGGIGIAEAIDVARDRWPGRTVHVECDTLEQCREAITCGADAVLLDNMSPQTVRSCVEEAARIQTGAVRRTLLEVSGGVTLDTVGAYSATGVDQISVGAITNSAPVLDIGLDLG, from the coding sequence CTGCATCCGCCCGCGCCCGCAGTGCGTGACGCGGTGCGCCGGGCCATCGAGGAGGACCTCCTTCCGCTCGGTGACCTGACAGCAGGCGTGCTGGACGACCGCACTGCCACAGCCCGATTCGTGCCGCGCTCCGATGGGCGCCTGGCTGGTACGCGGTGTGCGCAAGAAGCATTCCTGGCGATCGATCCCGCGGTCGATCTGCGGTGGATGGCGTCCGAGGGCGCAGCCCTGGCGGCGGGGGAGCCGTTCGGTGAGGTGACGGGTCTGCTCCCCTCGATCGTCACCGCCGAACGCACGGCGCTCAACTTCCTGGGTCTCCTCAGCGGCATCGCAACCCTCACGGCCACGTACGTGGAGGCGGCCGCCGCCGGCGGGTCGGCGCGGATCTGGGATACCCGCAAGACGATCCCCGGCCTGCGCAGCCTGGCCAAGGCGGCCGTTCGCGCCGGGGGCGGCCGCAACCACCGCGGCAACCTGTCGGACTGGATGCTCATCAAGGACAACCACCTCGGCGGGATCGGAATCGCAGAGGCCATCGACGTCGCGAGGGACCGCTGGCCCGGCAGGACGGTGCACGTGGAGTGCGACACCCTCGAGCAGTGCAGAGAAGCAATCACATGTGGTGCCGACGCGGTGCTGCTCGACAACATGTCGCCGCAGACGGTGCGCAGTTGCGTCGAGGAGGCTGCCCGGATCCAGACCGGAGCGGTCCGACGCACGTTGCTCGAGGTGTCGGGCGGGGTGACGCTCGACACCGTCGGCGCCTACTCGGCGACGGGAGTCGACCAGATCTCGGTCGGTGCTATCACCAACTCGGCACCGGTGCTCGACATAGGCCTCGACCTGGGCTGA
- the nadB gene encoding L-aspartate oxidase: MVEGELDLLVVGSGVAGLSAAVRAATEHGLRTGIVTKGGLEQATTRFAQGGVAAALSADPEEIDLHMADTLSAGAGLCDVDAVRVLVDEGPRRIEELIALGAEFDRDAQGNLELAREGGHSVARVVHAGGAATGAEIERALVDAVRRSAVVIHEETFVRDIVTAEGRCVGATCISRDGVVHTVDARNVLLAAGGAGQMYSVTTNPTEATGDGVAAAMRAGAAVADVEFFQFHPTALHHSRSPRPLLTEALRGHGAILRDAVGEQFVDELQPRDVVSRAILNTMRADGTDHVWLDATGLDDFAHRFPNIASVLASAGLDASKDLLPVHPAAHHLCGGVLTDLDGATTVEGLWACGEVACTGVHGANRLASNSLLEGMVFAPRAVEAVIAGRTAAQATGALAPVVPGGEPGDASIPTRGLELAELPPAEPLARATADELRARLAHAMTDGAGVERSAESLRGVLDTIAVVSESLHHAGSDTVGRAEATNLVELSHLLVSAALAREESRGTHWREDHPESTEAGRVRLVAPAG; this comes from the coding sequence ATGGTTGAGGGCGAGCTGGACCTCCTCGTAGTGGGTTCGGGCGTGGCCGGGCTGTCGGCCGCGGTGCGCGCGGCCACCGAGCACGGCCTTCGGACCGGGATCGTCACCAAGGGCGGCCTCGAGCAGGCCACCACGCGGTTTGCCCAGGGTGGGGTGGCCGCCGCCCTTTCGGCCGACCCCGAGGAGATCGACCTGCACATGGCCGACACGCTCTCCGCGGGAGCGGGCCTGTGCGACGTGGATGCCGTACGCGTGCTGGTCGACGAGGGCCCGCGGCGCATCGAGGAACTCATCGCCCTCGGTGCCGAGTTCGACCGTGATGCGCAGGGCAACCTCGAGCTCGCACGCGAGGGTGGCCACTCCGTGGCCCGCGTGGTTCACGCCGGTGGCGCCGCCACCGGTGCGGAGATCGAACGGGCGCTGGTCGATGCGGTCCGCCGAAGCGCCGTGGTGATCCACGAGGAGACCTTCGTGCGCGACATCGTGACCGCCGAGGGGCGCTGTGTGGGTGCCACCTGCATCTCGCGTGACGGAGTAGTCCACACAGTGGATGCACGCAACGTGCTGCTGGCCGCAGGTGGTGCAGGCCAGATGTACTCGGTGACCACCAACCCCACCGAGGCGACCGGTGATGGTGTCGCCGCAGCCATGAGGGCCGGAGCGGCAGTCGCCGATGTCGAGTTCTTCCAGTTCCACCCGACTGCACTGCACCATTCGCGCTCGCCGCGGCCCTTGCTCACCGAAGCGCTGCGCGGCCACGGGGCGATCCTGCGCGATGCGGTGGGGGAGCAGTTCGTCGACGAGCTGCAGCCGCGCGACGTGGTGTCGCGGGCGATCCTGAACACGATGCGGGCCGATGGCACCGACCACGTGTGGCTGGATGCCACGGGTCTCGACGACTTCGCGCACCGCTTCCCCAACATCGCGTCGGTGCTCGCGTCGGCCGGCCTCGATGCGTCCAAGGACCTGCTTCCGGTGCATCCGGCGGCGCACCATCTGTGCGGTGGCGTGCTCACCGACCTCGATGGCGCCACGACGGTGGAGGGGCTGTGGGCGTGCGGCGAGGTGGCATGCACGGGCGTGCACGGTGCCAACCGACTCGCCTCCAACTCACTGCTCGAGGGGATGGTGTTCGCTCCCCGAGCGGTGGAGGCGGTGATTGCCGGCCGGACCGCAGCGCAGGCAACGGGCGCCCTGGCACCGGTGGTGCCGGGTGGCGAGCCGGGCGATGCGTCGATACCCACGCGTGGCCTGGAGCTGGCCGAACTGCCACCGGCGGAGCCCCTGGCGAGGGCAACCGCCGACGAGCTCAGGGCGCGCCTGGCACATGCGATGACTGACGGTGCCGGGGTCGAGAGGTCCGCTGAGTCGCTCCGCGGCGTTCTGGACACCATCGCGGTCGTCTCGGAGTCCCTGCACCACGCCGGGAGCGACACCGTTGGCCGGGCCGAGGCGACGAACCTCGTCGAGTTGAGTCACCTGCTCGTGTCCGCGGCGCTGGCGCGTGAGGAGTCCCGGGGCACCCATTGGCGCGAGGACCACCCCGAGTCCACCGAGGCGGGTCGGGTCCGCCTCGTGGCGCCAGCCGGTTGA
- a CDS encoding pantoate--beta-alanine ligase — protein sequence MLTLHHIGDLRSHLDAARRGGATVGLVPTMGYLHTGHQSLVRAAAADCDEVVTTIFVNPLQFAMGEDLDSYPRDIDGDSAKAAEAGATVLFVPDESEMYPAGRNGVATSVSVAALAGAMEGASRPTHFAGVCTVVAKLFNIVGPCRSYFGEKDFQQLAIVSTMARELSFPVEVVGCPTARAADGLALSSRNAYLDDDERRVAPVLNRALRAGAELIAGGQTDADAVREAMASQIRSAPLGELDYVEVADPATLERQQRCRPGSRLFGAIRFGRARLIDNIDSADPPQVADG from the coding sequence ATGCTGACCCTGCACCACATCGGTGACCTGCGCTCGCACCTGGACGCCGCGCGCCGTGGGGGAGCGACGGTGGGTCTGGTGCCGACGATGGGCTACCTGCACACGGGCCACCAGTCGCTCGTGCGCGCCGCCGCGGCCGACTGCGACGAGGTCGTCACCACGATCTTCGTCAACCCACTGCAGTTCGCCATGGGCGAAGACCTCGACTCCTACCCGCGCGACATCGATGGCGACTCCGCCAAGGCTGCCGAAGCCGGAGCAACCGTGTTGTTCGTACCCGACGAGTCCGAGATGTATCCCGCCGGACGCAACGGAGTCGCCACGAGCGTGTCGGTCGCGGCCCTCGCAGGCGCGATGGAAGGAGCATCTCGCCCGACGCACTTCGCAGGGGTGTGCACGGTGGTGGCCAAGTTGTTCAACATCGTGGGTCCCTGCCGCTCGTACTTCGGGGAGAAGGACTTCCAGCAGCTTGCGATCGTGTCGACGATGGCCCGGGAGCTGTCGTTTCCTGTCGAGGTGGTCGGGTGCCCCACCGCGAGGGCTGCCGACGGCCTGGCGCTCTCCAGCCGCAACGCCTACCTCGACGACGACGAGCGGCGCGTGGCCCCCGTGCTCAATCGTGCCCTGCGCGCCGGAGCAGAGCTGATCGCCGGAGGCCAGACCGACGCAGATGCAGTGCGCGAGGCGATGGCATCGCAGATCAGGTCGGCTCCCCTGGGTGAGCTCGACTACGTGGAGGTGGCCGACCCGGCAACGCTCGAGCGCCAGCAGCGCTGCCGGCCCGGGTCGAGACTGTTCGGAGCGATCCGCTTCGGACGGGCGCGCCTCATCGACAACATCGATTCCGCCGACCCGCCGCAGGTGGCCGATGGTTGA
- a CDS encoding DUF2520 domain-containing protein: MTSVDRALLASGGADSLPQCDLVLLCVPDAAIEEVSLAVPVDSSRVVAHCAGSVGLEVLSRHPARASVHPLVSLPDPEVGAGRLRGAWFAVSGDPLAAELVEALGGRFVEVDDGRRAAYHAAAVVASNHLVALMGQVERIAASAGVPLEAFIDLAQGSLDNAASLGPAAALTGPVSRGDWSTVRSHLAAIDESERDAYVALVTAAARLAGRDVPDLGRR, encoded by the coding sequence GTGACCTCGGTCGACCGGGCGCTCCTGGCCAGTGGTGGTGCCGACTCCCTGCCGCAGTGCGACCTTGTGTTGCTCTGCGTGCCCGACGCCGCGATCGAGGAGGTGTCTCTGGCGGTGCCGGTCGATTCCAGCCGGGTCGTCGCACACTGTGCCGGCAGCGTGGGCCTGGAGGTGCTGTCGAGGCACCCCGCTCGGGCCTCGGTGCATCCGCTCGTGTCGTTGCCCGACCCCGAGGTCGGAGCCGGGCGTCTGCGTGGCGCATGGTTTGCGGTGAGCGGCGATCCACTCGCCGCCGAGCTGGTCGAGGCCCTCGGGGGCCGATTCGTGGAAGTCGACGACGGCCGTCGTGCCGCATACCACGCAGCTGCAGTGGTGGCCTCCAACCACCTGGTGGCCCTGATGGGTCAGGTCGAGCGGATCGCGGCATCCGCCGGCGTTCCCCTCGAGGCATTCATCGACCTTGCGCAGGGCTCGCTCGACAATGCTGCCTCGCTCGGACCGGCCGCGGCGCTCACCGGTCCCGTGTCCCGGGGCGACTGGTCCACGGTGCGCAGCCACCTGGCGGCAATCGATGAGTCCGAGCGCGATGCCTACGTCGCGTTGGTCACAGCGGCGGCGCGTCTCGCCGGCCGGGACGTGCCCGATCTCGGGCGCCGGTAG
- the folK gene encoding 2-amino-4-hydroxy-6-hydroxymethyldihydropteridine diphosphokinase: MGDRAAHLRQAVEMLPGVAAVSPLYETDPVGGPDQARFLNVVVEVHTDLGPTELLGLCHRIEANAERVREERWGPRTLDVDIIWMDGVEMDTDRLTIPHPRWKQRRFVLAPLRDLDPDLVSEDDLRLADGTVVQLGDL; encoded by the coding sequence ATGGGTGACCGTGCGGCGCACCTGAGGCAGGCAGTGGAGATGCTCCCCGGCGTGGCGGCGGTGTCGCCGCTCTATGAGACAGACCCCGTCGGGGGCCCCGACCAGGCCCGTTTCCTCAACGTGGTCGTCGAGGTTCACACAGACCTCGGGCCAACTGAACTGCTCGGGTTGTGCCACCGGATCGAGGCCAACGCCGAGCGGGTCCGCGAGGAGCGATGGGGCCCCCGCACCCTCGACGTGGACATCATCTGGATGGACGGCGTCGAGATGGACACCGACAGGCTCACCATCCCCCATCCGCGCTGGAAGCAGCGTCGATTTGTGCTGGCACCGCTGCGTGATCTCGATCCTGATCTGGTGAGCGAGGACGACCTGCGACTCGCAGACGGAACGGTGGTTCAGCTGGGGGACCTGTGA
- the folB gene encoding dihydroneopterin aldolase, translating to MDDSDLIELRGMALTAVVGVLPEERERAQPIEIDLELRIDLSRAGVSDSLEDTVDYGLVCDRVAAVATAARPQLLERLATLLADEVLGCDNRIDAVSVAVRKMRPPVAHALESSGVRVVRRSGQER from the coding sequence ATGGATGATTCCGACCTGATCGAGTTGCGAGGCATGGCACTGACCGCAGTGGTGGGTGTCCTGCCGGAGGAACGCGAACGCGCCCAACCCATCGAGATCGACCTCGAGTTGCGCATCGACCTCAGCCGCGCCGGCGTCAGCGACTCGCTCGAGGACACCGTCGACTACGGCCTGGTGTGCGACCGGGTCGCCGCGGTGGCAACTGCGGCGCGTCCGCAGCTGCTGGAGCGATTGGCGACCCTCCTCGCCGACGAGGTGCTGGGTTGCGACAACCGTATCGATGCGGTCTCGGTGGCCGTGCGCAAGATGCGGCCGCCGGTGGCCCATGCGCTCGAGAGCTCCGGCGTGCGGGTTGTGCGCCGGTCCGGGCAGGAGCGTTGA
- the folP gene encoding dihydropteroate synthase, which produces MGILNVTPDSFSDGGRHFDPETAVQAAIAMVSDGATIIDVGGESTRPGATRVTVSEEQRRVLPVIEALAGHPALGGARISVDTRNEETAMRALAAGAAMLNDVSASLHEVAAGAGAAWVAMHMAGEPATMQAAPHYEDVVDEVRSFLAERARLALRGGVSEVWVDPGIGFGKTTAHNVALLAGIDRLVADGHPVLVGVSAKRSMGVLTARSDDACSPYPPRTPGGLVGSGAEFDSVEPTVTGDRLQGSLAAASWAIIHGARGVRVHDIRATVSAVTALAGEPASG; this is translated from the coding sequence ATGGGGATCCTCAACGTCACGCCCGACTCGTTCTCCGATGGCGGCAGGCACTTCGACCCGGAAACCGCAGTGCAGGCAGCCATCGCGATGGTGTCCGACGGCGCCACGATCATCGATGTGGGCGGCGAGTCGACCAGGCCCGGGGCAACGCGGGTGACCGTGTCCGAGGAGCAGAGACGGGTACTTCCCGTGATCGAGGCGCTGGCCGGCCACCCGGCACTCGGGGGGGCCCGGATCTCGGTGGACACGCGCAACGAGGAGACGGCCATGCGGGCGCTCGCAGCGGGAGCGGCGATGCTCAACGATGTGTCTGCGAGCCTCCATGAGGTGGCTGCCGGCGCCGGCGCTGCCTGGGTGGCGATGCACATGGCCGGGGAACCCGCCACCATGCAGGCGGCGCCGCACTATGAAGACGTGGTCGACGAGGTCCGGTCGTTCCTGGCGGAACGAGCCCGCCTGGCGCTGCGGGGAGGTGTGTCCGAGGTCTGGGTCGACCCCGGCATCGGGTTCGGCAAGACCACGGCCCACAACGTCGCATTGCTGGCCGGAATCGACCGCCTGGTGGCTGATGGCCACCCCGTCCTGGTCGGCGTGAGCGCCAAGCGGAGCATGGGGGTGCTGACCGCCCGGTCCGACGATGCGTGCAGTCCCTACCCTCCGCGAACCCCCGGAGGCCTTGTGGGGAGTGGGGCCGAGTTCGACTCGGTCGAACCGACCGTGACAGGCGACCGGCTTCAGGGTTCGCTTGCGGCGGCTTCCTGGGCCATCATCCATGGTGCCCGCGGCGTGCGGGTGCATGATATTCGCGCCACCGTTTCAGCGGTGACTGCCCTCGCCGGTGAGCCGGCGTCCGGTTGA
- the folE gene encoding GTP cyclohydrolase I FolE — MNVPEDLPLRPELAPQVDLARIQSAVKEILAAIGEDPHREGLLETPARVARMYAETCAGLHEDPGRHLRTTFDADHDEMIMVRDIPLFSLCEHHLVPFHGQAHVAYVPDDDGRVTGLSKLARLVDGYARRPQVQERLTTQVADAVEESLSPRGVLVVIEAEHMCMAMRGVRKPGSSTVTSAVRGLFREDASARSEAMRFIERGRG; from the coding sequence CTGAACGTGCCCGAGGACCTCCCGTTGCGCCCCGAGCTCGCCCCGCAGGTGGACCTGGCGCGCATTCAGTCGGCAGTGAAGGAGATCCTGGCGGCGATCGGCGAGGATCCGCACCGCGAGGGCCTGCTCGAGACTCCGGCGCGTGTGGCCCGCATGTACGCCGAGACCTGTGCCGGGCTGCACGAAGACCCGGGGCGTCACCTGCGCACCACGTTCGATGCAGATCACGACGAGATGATCATGGTCCGCGACATCCCGCTGTTCTCGTTGTGCGAGCACCACCTGGTGCCCTTCCACGGCCAGGCACATGTGGCCTACGTTCCCGACGACGACGGACGCGTGACCGGGCTTTCGAAATTGGCCCGGTTGGTCGACGGTTACGCCCGCCGCCCCCAGGTGCAGGAGCGTCTCACCACCCAGGTGGCCGATGCGGTCGAGGAGAGCCTCAGCCCGCGCGGCGTGCTCGTGGTGATCGAGGCCGAGCACATGTGTATGGCGATGCGTGGTGTGCGCAAGCCCGGGTCGTCCACCGTCACCTCTGCCGTGCGCGGGTTGTTCCGCGAGGATGCCAGCGCCCGCTCCGAGGCGATGCGCTTCATCGAGCGGGGCCGGGGCTGA
- the hpt gene encoding hypoxanthine phosphoribosyltransferase, which translates to MHGSLLPRRKPWHQRPCVGGGAPRPEGCCRPTAQRCRGCCQSPTAATARVRSRPVGHCAAAAVACRCTDPERGGVSSRTVSTSESLPSIESDPHIGEVLLTEEQLAQRIRELGEQLSRDYAGEAPLLVCVLRGAYVFLTDLARATDLPVQIDFIAVSSYGSSTRTSGVVRLVKDLEVDLTDRHVILVEDIVDTGLTLRYLRRSLEARGPASLEVCALLARESADLEGLGVRYVGFTIPGDFVIGYGLDVDERYRNLRYLALYQPDAGDDADSD; encoded by the coding sequence ATGCACGGGTCCTTGCTGCCGCGCCGGAAGCCCTGGCATCAGAGGCCCTGCGTGGGTGGTGGCGCACCGAGACCGGAGGGCTGCTGCCGCCCGACCGCTCAGCGGTGTCGAGGATGCTGTCAGTCGCCGACGGCCGCCACCGCTCGTGTGAGGTCGCGGCCGGTTGGACACTGCGCCGCAGCGGCGGTCGCCTGTCGCTGTACCGATCCTGAGCGGGGCGGGGTATCGTCTCGCACCGTGAGCACCAGCGAATCCCTTCCCTCCATCGAGAGTGATCCGCACATCGGCGAGGTCCTGCTGACCGAGGAGCAGCTCGCACAGAGGATCAGGGAGCTCGGCGAACAGCTGTCGCGTGACTACGCGGGCGAGGCACCACTGCTGGTCTGCGTGTTGCGGGGTGCGTACGTGTTTCTCACCGACCTTGCCCGGGCCACGGACCTGCCCGTACAGATCGACTTCATCGCCGTGTCGTCATACGGCTCGAGCACACGCACCTCGGGTGTCGTGCGGCTGGTGAAGGACCTCGAAGTCGACCTGACCGACCGCCACGTGATCCTTGTGGAAGACATCGTCGACACCGGCCTGACTCTGCGGTACCTGAGGCGCAGCCTCGAAGCGCGCGGCCCCGCGAGCCTCGAGGTGTGTGCGCTGCTCGCCCGCGAGTCGGCCGATCTCGAAGGGCTTGGTGTGCGCTACGTCGGCTTCACGATCCCGGGCGACTTCGTGATCGGCTATGGGCTCGATGTCGATGAGCGCTACCGCAACCTCCGGTACCTCGCCCTCTATCAACCCGATGCTGGCGACGATGCGGATTCGGACTGA
- the tilS gene encoding tRNA lysidine(34) synthetase TilS has translation MAVSGGPDSTALLALAVASGAEVTAHHVDHALRTDSHTEADVVAGLCRAWSADFVAHRAVVDDGADLERRCRESRRAVLPVACLTGHTMDDQAETVILRLLRGTGPVGLAAMDSTTHPMLALRREHTVGLCRHLGVEPLQDPMNELERFTRNRVRSEVLPLLRDVAGRDVVPLLARTAELAGEQADLVATLASQLDVTDARVLAAAPEALASEALRGWWRTETGGLLPPDRSAVSRMLSVADGRHRSCEVAAGWTLRRSGGRLSLYRS, from the coding sequence TGCGTTGCTTGCGCTGGCGGTTGCATCGGGCGCCGAGGTCACCGCCCACCACGTCGACCATGCGCTGCGCACCGACAGCCATACGGAGGCGGACGTGGTTGCCGGACTCTGTCGTGCGTGGTCGGCCGACTTCGTTGCGCACCGGGCGGTGGTCGATGACGGTGCCGACCTGGAGCGGCGCTGCCGTGAGTCCCGACGGGCGGTGTTGCCTGTGGCCTGCCTGACCGGGCACACCATGGACGACCAGGCCGAGACCGTCATTCTGCGCCTGCTGCGCGGGACGGGCCCGGTGGGGCTTGCCGCCATGGACAGCACAACGCACCCGATGCTCGCCCTGCGTCGCGAGCACACGGTGGGCCTGTGCAGGCACCTCGGCGTCGAGCCGTTGCAGGATCCGATGAACGAGCTGGAACGGTTCACGAGAAACCGGGTGCGATCCGAGGTGCTGCCCCTGCTGCGCGATGTGGCGGGGCGTGACGTCGTGCCCTTGCTCGCGCGGACCGCGGAGCTGGCCGGGGAGCAGGCGGACCTGGTGGCAACCCTGGCTTCCCAGCTCGACGTCACCGATGCACGGGTCCTTGCTGCCGCGCCGGAAGCCCTGGCATCAGAGGCCCTGCGTGGGTGGTGGCGCACCGAGACCGGAGGGCTGCTGCCGCCCGACCGCTCAGCGGTGTCGAGGATGCTGTCAGTCGCCGACGGCCGCCACCGCTCGTGTGAGGTCGCGGCCGGTTGGACACTGCGCCGCAGCGGCGGTCGCCTGTCGCTGTACCGATCCTGA